The DNA sequence AGTCACAGATCTCAAGCTTGGGTGGAGTTAAAGACCTTGTTGCCCCTTGGAGTGCTGTGGTGGGCAGGAAAACAAAAGGCCTGCCATGAGTGTTAGCTGGTTAGTCTAGCTTTCTGACACCTTCCTTCCAATCTTTCTGTTTCACTTTCACAGGCTGCAGGAAGAGATTCATCTCAAGGAGGAAGCAGAGAACAACTTAGCTGCTTTCAGAGCTGTAAGTTCAGACCTTTCCTGTAGTACTGCATATAATGGTAAGGGGAAatgctcatttaaaaaaatcaacactgTCCAAAGCCACTGGCTCCTATTTCTGAATGATAGAAGCTTCTTTTTTTGGCTCTGACTGCATTCTTGAgagccaaaaaaagagagagttctCCTTTACGTAGCACTCATGAAGGTATATTGTTTCTCTCCCCATCTGTCTATTGCCATTTTCCAGTCTCTTTCCAAAATTAATTGCTGGCCTGGAATTAAAGCAGTGCCCCCTGCTGTTTTAACAAACACAACCATGCACTCACAAATCCACACAaaaacacacgcacacgcacacacacacacaaataaatgagGCCTGTATTTTTGTATGACATGTAGTTGGTCCCCTGTGTTTTATCTAGGCaaatattttcccattcctttcGGAGTGCCAAAAGCCAAGTGTTTGCTGAAGTATTCCCCCAGGAGTACATGCAAATCCATTCAGTGCCTCACCACCACTTTTTACTGATCGGCTGTGGCTTACTTGAAATTACATGGAGTTTACTTAAGGGAGGCAGAGTGCTAGAGCAGCTGTCTCACCACAGTCATGAATGCCAGCTTCTGGGTTAATAAATGGCTGTCTGGACTTCTGCCCAAGGATCATGTGAACTGGGCTGGAGCGGTGGGTCTTCCCACTCATTTCCTGGGGAACCTCCTACATGGTTTGGAGTATTGGCCAGAGTCCCTGATTGTGTAGGCTGGAGAGCAGAGGGCAGCGGCCACAGCTTCATGGGCTATTCAGAGGCATGTCCTTAAAGAGTAGTTTAATTCCTCTTTTTCCTGCAACAAAAGATAAGCCATTGCACATATCTATTTCCACTTAAGTCTTCTCTACTCTTTTCTGCCACCAAAGGATGTTGATGCAGCCACTCTGGCCCGAATTGATCTTGAGAGGCGTATTGAATCACTGCAAGAAGAAATTGCCTTCCTCAAAAAGGTGCATGAAGAGGTAAGTGTGGACTTTTGACTGTTCTTGTGGCTCAGTACATCTGAAGGCGGGGCTGCTAGAAAAGAGAGCCTGGCAAATGGGAAGGGGTGGGGACATTTAGGGGTGGTGGGATTCAACAGAAATGATTCCTGGGATTTCCTTGCAACAAGGGAACATTTTTGAGCTGAAGGACTGGATTTGTTTTGAAGAAGCTCTTGGGAACTGCATTCCGGTGGTGGCCAGGTCATGGGATCAAAGATACCAGTACTGTATATTTCAGTATACTCACTGTCAGACACTAAGCCTTGGGAGAATCATTGGAACATTTTAGAATGGGGAAAAACCCCATATAAACCAGAAAACCATGATATAATTATGCTTTCTGGAGAAGTCCAGAGGGCCACATTTGGCTCAACAGATTTACATTATTCACCTTTGCCCtataaaaaggaaagggatggggaaaatggAGTATGATGGTAGTAGAGAAGATGGTGGAACAGGGAATAAAAGAAGGCTTTCAGTAGTCTCCTAGTACACTGGTTCTGATCTTGTCTTTGGTTCTCCAGGAAATCAGAGAACTGCAATCACAGATGCAAGAACAGCAAATACAAGTGGAGATGGATGTTTCAAAGCCAGACTTAACAGCAGCATTGCGTGATATACGTGCTCAGTATGAGTCAATTGCTGCAAAGAACATTTCTGAGGCTGAGGAATGGTATAAGTCCAAGGTATGGGTCAAAAGGAGGACTTAGATTGGCTGTGGGGCTGGGGAACCTTTGTGGTGGCCATCTCCCATGTGAATTTGAACATATGTCTCACCtgctcctcccctcctttttttttttgcataaaggTGTCTGACCTGACGCAGGCAGCAAATAAGAACAATGATGCTCTACGCCAAGCCAAGCAGGAGATGATGGAATACCGGCACCAGATCCAGTCATACACCTGTGAGATTGATGCACTCAAGGGCACGGTGAGGTGCAATGCCAAGTTGGTGTTTGGAAACAGGTTTAAGAATCCAACAATTTTACATTGAGGAGTGCTTTAGACCCCAAAATACTCAACCCAAATGATAACTTGCTGTTCAGCCCAGGTGCAATGTAGGAAGCTATGCAATATACAAGAAGGATACTGTTAGGAATCTGTTTTTACACGGATGGTGGAATACAGCTGCATTTATGCCTTGCTGTCTGGTAAAGTTGCTCCTTCCAGTTTCTATAGGTCACAGAATGCATacttttctatgattctatgattcatggatGAGGTTCCAGGTTCAGTCTTGGCATCTCCAGTGAAAAGGATCACAGATATCAGGAGACTTTGCAATATCTCCCAGCCACAATAGATAAAACTGGCCTAGATGGACTAATGCGGTCTTTTCCAGCCTTgtgttttcctgatgtttcagcttGCAAGCTCCCATGTTTAACAGGCTGAAGGGAGTTGTAGGCCCAAACATCTGGTGGATACCATGTTGAGGAAGGCTGGTTTGAAAGCCTCAGTCAGTATAAGGTAGCTCATTTCATTCCCTGTATCCAACATGCAGGAGGAAGAAATGTGCCTGCCTTTCATAGGCTACAAAATTGTTCCTTTCTGGTGCTTCAGTGATAGCTGTGCACTCTTAAACGCCACTCTCGGTAcccctgcctccttcttcctcatGTCTCAGGTTTagttctttcattttcttgctcATCCAAAATGGCTGCTGCTTTACTGCTTCCACTGTACTGTCACAATTTTCAACTGAAAATAGAGGACAAGGAAACTTGTGGGACACTGGTATGTGTCTTCTATACCAGAACATGGAAAGGTTATTTTTTGGGATTACAACCTTTTGAATTAGTTGAATTGCATTTTTGAATTGATTTTTAGGGAGAtctagtccaaaaataactttcccaagctctcttcagtacacacacaagcacacagaaGAGTTGAAAGGATGATTTCTCCTGTTGCTTCCAGAATGATTCCCTGATGAGGCAGATGCGAGAGATGGAGGAACGCTTTGCTGGAGAGGCTAGCAATTATCAGGACACAATCCAAAGGCTTGAAGAGGAGATCCGACACTTGAAGGATGAGATGGCACGGCACCTGCGCGAGTATCAGGACCTGCTCAATGTCAAGATGGCTCTTGATGTTGAGATTGCTACCTACCGCAAGCTGTTAGAGGGTGAAGAGAGCAGGTGAGTGTTGTGCGTCTGTGAATGATTTATAAAGTCCTGGCATATTCTTTGGACAATTGGATAGATGAATCCTATAGCAAGTGTACTTTGCTATAGGGGAACTGTAGGCAGCAAATCTTGAGAACTAGACATAAGTTCTTAGTATGGAGCAAAGGCCCAGCATAATTCTTGAGTTTGGTAATAGCGAGTGAGTAGCCAGAAGGTGTTTTCCTTATCTTTAGTGACAGCTGATGAGTCTGAATTCCCACCTTGAGAAGTTGTCCAATTAGTCTCTCAGGGCCACATTATACCTTTGTTCTCCTTGTGTTGAACATTTTGGCCTTCAGAGGTCCATGTTTTACAATGCTACTGAATGAGAAGAGAATGCACAATTACTGAAATAATAACAAGatagaaaaaaacatttccatAAGCAAGCAAAAGGAGTGCAGTCTGTTCAGCTTTACAAAAGGAAAGACAAGGAGAGGCTTTTGGGTGGTTGTGCCAGTGCTGAATATAGGAAGGGTGGCACCAGCATGTGCACTGACTCTCTTCACCTTTCTTTTTCATGCAGAATTTCTCTGCCCATTCAAACCTTTTCTGCCATCAACTTCCGAGGTAAGTAGCTTGGACTCTGGCTTGTACAAGTAGGAGTTGGGTAAGACCCAGGgatctgtgtgtctctgtgtgtatcccTGCCAGTTACTATTTACATTTAAAACAGGTGCAGTAGTACTAGTGGGGAATCACACATAAacattacttttgttgttgttgtgtgccatctggccctttcagacttatggtaaccctaaggtgaacctatcacagggttttttttgacAAAATGTGTTCAGGAGGGATTtgactttgctttcttctgaagctgagagagtatgatttcccaaggccatccagtgggcttctatggtTGAGGAGGGGATTTGAAAcccagtctcccagagtcctagtccaacattcaaaccatcaagccatgttggctctcaattTGGTCACATCAGATGGGGGCAGGATGACTTTTTTCATACAAGCAATACTTTTCCCCTCTTCTTGCTTGCCATTACCATAAGCTGCTTTTTGGAAGGGGGAAAAAGTCTGATGAGAGCCATTTGGACAAAGAAGTGAGGGGTGTTTTCCACTTCAGTCATTGTCTCCCACaagcctctttctcctcttgcagttccaaaaatatatttgcatttttgcaAGGGATAAAGAGATGCCTAAAACTGCTTAAGTAGGAAACAGATTAGCAATTCAAATGCactgggggggggaagaggggcaAGCAGAGGAAAGATTGATTTTCTTTCCTCTACTTTCCATATCTCTGTTCCAAAACTGCTTCTCTCTACAACAGGACAGTAGAGGTAATGCTTTATAAGTAGCAGCATCTCATTGTTACCCCCTTCCCCCATTTTCCCCCCAAGGATGGAAGTAATAGGAGTGTAGGATTGCCTCCTTCAGAAGTAACACAATGAGTGGGAACAacattgtatgtgtgtgagtgtgtctgtaACATTATTCATGTtagttacttttttatttttaatggcattTTTAGAGTCATGTGGGTTGAATTTTTCAAATTTGATTCCATTCTATTGatcctaggtttttttttaattttaagggACAGAAAAGTGATGACCAATATAATGAGTAACACAatggtttatattttttaatgGAATGTAGTGTTTACAGTAATGAATTATTTATTGGGGCTTTGCAATATGTTATataacaaattgtttttaaaaactcactttaCACTCTGCAGCTGGCTCTTCTTGCTTTGTTACATGCATTTGTACACAGTATGTAGTTCTATCTGAAGATATTTAACCATCTCCTGAAATGAGCAGAGTCTGCTTTTCCTCAGTCTCCTTTTCTCATGTTTGACATCACAAGTTAACAAAACCCCTGTGAAATGTGGTgataaaaaaccccaacaaaactAAAATCCAAGATCACCATTGCATTTCAAAGAGAATATCGAAACAACAGTACATTATCATGTATAGAAACTGTATTACAAAGGTTAAGATACTGAAACATTTCCCAAATTGCATCACTGATGCTTCATTCCTTATACCAGAAATTTGATAACAAGAGTATACAGCATACAGTAATTCAATTTCGTGTTCAGAGTGAGATTTAGAATCTTCATGCAAATCAGTTTTCTTTTTGGGTAACCTTCTGTCGACAATACGTTATCCAAACAGTTTGTTTGGCAAAAGTTCAAACACAGATCATTATAGATCTTGTAATTCCAACACTGACTTCAAGCTTTGTTTTGGCTGCTGCAGAAGCATCTAACTGAGCAAACAGCTGGgtctggggatgctttgctttGACACAAATGGCTTCTACAAGACGTGATCTATTGATTCAGAAGGGCAGGTCTATTTACATATTGTGAGCATGGCACCTGTTTCTCCCCAGTTTTTGTAAGCCCCTTTCTATGGGAAAGTGTTAAAGAAATGAGGAGAGTGATCTGAAAATGTACTATAAAAGCACATGCAATTATGTGTGGGGGTGAGAAGTACCAGGAGTCTGCTGAACTTGTGTTACTCTGTATTtgtatgagtgtatgtgtgtgtcttcaaagtGAGGAAAGAGTGTCCACATCAATTTCTTCTGTATGAGCACACATGTAAGAACACAAAAAGCTAAGCCAGCCACGTTGGGTCTCTAAGGGGAAAGTCAGTTTTAACAAAATCTGCAGCATACCAAtacatcttattttaaaaaccccaatCAACCAATATATAATGAATTTATGAGCAAGCTCTCAGCTTTCCAAGAACTCTTCATCAGGCTAGCTATAacacaaaccttggttttgctgaTTATGGTCCCTTCCCATTACGGTCCCTTCCTTCCCCCTGCTCCAAGCCCTACAGTTACCCAGTTGATGCCTCTTTCTGCCCTACAGAAACCAGTCCAGAGCAGCGAAGCTCTGAGGTCCACACTAAGAAGACCGTGACTATCAAAACCATTGAGACACGTGATGGGGAGGTGAGTGGGCAAGGCTGAAGGTATGAGGGAGCTTTGGTTTGGTGGTCAGTGGGTAAATATGTGAAAGGACCATTGAAGTGGCCTTGAACTATGGATTCAGTTTTTGTCCTCTGGAAGAGGGAACAGCTGACTCTTTTGATGTGTCTCAACCTATTGATGTTGTAATCTAGAGAGACATGAGATTAGCTTTCACTGTCTCCTACAGCTGTGAAACAAGGATGGGAGAATCTGTTAGtgtcctgaatatgaagaaaatgtgaattttggatgGATTCTTAAAACACAGGGTGAAATGAGATTATTTCCAATCTGCACTGGCcatattcaaaagatacagtTGTTCACAGTGTGGAGAGGGCCATGGTATACTTACCTGCCATATATTTATTACAGGTGAGAAGCCTCTCAGAAGAAAACAGGTTGCAACCCTAATTCAGCACTAACATGGCTGAATAAATGGGGATTAAAACCTAGCCTTTTAAGAATTAAAGTCAAAGAGCCTGAGCCTTCACAATGGCTGAATCTCtcagtcctggtttctttctcacTCTAATGTGCTAAACACCAGTACCATCCCATCCcaaatatttgcaaatttcattAAGTACTTACCAAAAAACTGAAGCGATATTTTAGTACATCCTTGACTGTGTATGATTAGTTTTGCACTATTGGAAGGTGGGTGGGAACAGGGAATGCAAGACACAGCTGGGAGTAGGCACAAGGCCCAGCTACTTTACAAGCAGGCACAGGGTATCTGAGGTGGTCAGGATTTGTCTtaatcctttctctccctctcacttTACAGGTGGTTAGTGAAGCCCTGCAGCAGCAACATGAGATGCTGTAGATCCTGTCACCCACAGAGAGGCAACGGGCCCATCTAAACcctctccctcccacacacaaagACCTGGGATCATGGGCTCCCACACACTCTCCTTCACACCCACTACTCTGTGACAACACCTTGGGAGAGCCTTACACACAGCCACATGTGTGAGGCACTCCCTGCTCCCAGTTTTCCCaagcctctctccttctgctcccctTCTGCTCTTCCTATCCTGGAAGCTAGGGAAGGGAAGAGGACTAAAAGAGAGGCACTGCTGtgcgtgtatgtgtatgtgtgcatgcgtgcatgtgTTGGTTTGAGGGGAGGGAGATGCTTCCTGCTACTGTAGGAACTGAAGCTCTGACCACTGCCTGCAGACAGAACTCTCCCCCTACTTCTCCATGAATGTATTTCTGCATGTACTGACCCACATAAAAGTGCCTTGATACTTGTGTGTAGCTCCCAACCTGAGCACTCCCAACCTGAACACAGGTGCACACCTCCTGATCCCTCAAGGCCTTCCCACTGCAGCATTAATGGGATTAGTCTGCAGGCCATAGAGGgatagaggaaagaaggaggaaaagtggATTTTGCCCAGAAAACGAGGAGGTGCCAATTGCCTAGCCTTGCCTCGGGGACCAAAGCCATGGAAGATCCTTGCCTACCTGGCCTCCTCATGTTGGAGCAGGACTCCTTCTATGGGGATGGGGTGGAATGGGGTTGTATCTGTAGCTTCAAGGAATGTCTGTCCCTCCAGCTCAAAAGGTAGCTTGGCTTGCTATCCTAGACAAAGATTTGGACTTCCACCTTAGTTGGAAGTTCCATCCAATGCATGGGGCAGAGGTTGGGAGGGTCAGAACCCCACAGGAGAGTTGACTAGGGTAGAAGGCTTGGACTCTTAACAGGTTAATTACTCTCCTCCTGCTGCAGAGAAAAGCTCCTAGTCTGAAATAGGAACTTTTAGGTTCACTAAGGACGGGAGGAGGACACCAAGGGGCAGATGCATGCACTAGTAGAGGCTTCCCTGCCTTGAGTATCATCCCTATCCCAAATCTGTCCCATAGGGACAGCTGAAATGGCTTTTTACACGTCTTCTGGGAGGTGaacaagagaagagaaggaactaGCAGGTGATGGGtatgggggagagaaagggagtgAGAGAGTTTGTGGGTGCGaatgaaagagaagagaggagatggagAGAGGCTGTATGCCCCCAACCTTCCTACCCCAGCACATACCTGGTTCTGCCAAGTGATTAATAAACCATGGAGCACAAAActtgttttcttccctttcttcccccccccccttcttggcTGGGCAAGAACAGTGTAGAAGATGATTTAACAACAATGTTAAAAACCTGGATTTGCCAGTATCTAACCCAAAGACGGCTGTTATGCCTTCAGTATATGCTCAGATATAGGCTGAAGAATACCTGGCTTGACAGCCATTGATGCCAAAATGATTTAGACTAATGCTTCCTAAGCCATTGGTGTAGGGGAGCATAAGAGATTTTTCTTCAGCTTCCCAGGAAGAGGCCAGCACCATTTTTATTCCAACTGGCTGCAATCCTTTCATTCTTACATTGAATTTTTCCTGTGGACCAACAGGCTATATAGCTCATGGACTACCACTTGTGAGTAAAACTGATGTTGACCACAGGCCTTAATGGGCCACAAGTATAActtgagtcaaaagtgtgatacAGTGGTGAACAAAGCCCATGCAAGCAAACACtacatcaatggaagtatagtatatactgtaatatcagtccattctactttggtcagaatactgtgtccatttttgGACACCACAGTTTACACATGCTCTGAAATGACCAAGATCACAAAAGTTCTGGAAAGCAATATCCATGACAAATGAGGGATTCGCATATGTTGACCTGGATATTCAAGAGaggaaatgggaagaaaaaggaTATGACATGTGGAAGATGGATCAAACTTGTTTGTGCtgttccaaagactaggacatgagCCTATGACtttaaattacataaataaatttaaatttgatAAAGGAAACTATATGTTACAAATAATTTCCTGAAGGTAAACACTGTTCACCAGTGCTCACTGTCCTCCTCTGGGATTTTAAAACACAAGTTGCATGACCACTTTTCAGGGATGTTTTGCCTGTGGATTCTTGCACAGgtgggggttggattggatggcccttgggatcccttacAACTCCATGATTTTAACAGTGGTGTGATGAAGTGTAGGCTATAGAAACAGTGCTGCACAGACAATAGACACATTTCATAAGTATTTTGAAAATGCTCTTGAATGTTTCTATGACTGTGTTTAAATTTAACAGTCCCCTAGCTAATGTTTTATTGATGTATTGCATAAAATTGTACAAAATAAGGATCTAGTTCTTGCAAAGCAGCTTACCATTAATAAAATACTTTAACACAACAAATTCAAACCTCATCAACAACTGTAAAAACAGCAGCATAaagttaataaatataataattccatgtatttaatttttttaaaaaatgggcttCAATTCCAGTTGCTTATAAAGGAAAGTTTGTATCCTGAGCCATTTATCCAAGTAATCATTACCATAAATTGCTTTCCCCACCCAGCTATCCAATCCCAGGATGCTCTGCATTTAATGCCATTGGGAGAAGGATTTCTCCCTGTCTAGAACACAAGTAGGGCAAAGGACAAAGGTTTTTGGACTTTTGGCAACAGGGAGACAACAGGAAAGCTGAAGGCACTTCCGTCTTATTCAATTCAGTATGAACAGTGAAGTGGAAATTTATACACAGATACAGAAAGCTGAAAATGGAAACTCTACATTTCCTGCCTCCCCTATTTGTCAAATGTCCTGTTAGAGAGGATCCTGTGTAGGCTATAGCCACATGCCAATTAAGATAAGGCCCAGCTGCTGTTCTTTAGAAGTTGTGTTgaagagagttttttttttagcaaatgctacaatgcaacAATAAGAAAAGCAGTAACAGCTGAAATTCCTGCTTCACACAACCATTATAGATCAACAGCCACatattggagccctggtggtgcattAAGGTGCCCTGCTagcccagtggttaaatgctggcactgtAGCAACAATGTAAGTTTGATTCTAGAGGTgggctccaaggtctactcagccttccattcatTCATAGgtttgtaaaatgagtacccagcttgttggggacaattggcttacacattgtaaaccgcttagggagagctagttcactgataagtggtatagaaatgtacttgctatattgctattgctatattgtcTGTCTCATTCACTGAGTGTGGTGTACCACAATGGAGAATCCCCTGGTTTGATTCTGGCTTCTGTCATGTACCCACAAGGTCCATACCTCTCAGTATTtaacagataaaaactgg is a window from the Sceloporus undulatus isolate JIND9_A2432 ecotype Alabama chromosome 1, SceUnd_v1.1, whole genome shotgun sequence genome containing:
- the DES gene encoding desmin, whose amino-acid sequence is MSQSYSSSQRLSSYRRTFGGAASPSFPRASFGTKGSSASSVSSRVYQVSRSAAPSSLSSFRASYSAPLRSAYQGAGELLDFSLADAMNQEFLQTRTNEKVELQELNDRFANYIEKVRFLEQQNALMVAEVNRLKGKEPTRVAEMYEEELRELRRQVELLTNQRARVDVERDNLLDDLQKLKQRLQEEIHLKEEAENNLAAFRADVDAATLARIDLERRIESLQEEIAFLKKVHEEEIRELQSQMQEQQIQVEMDVSKPDLTAALRDIRAQYESIAAKNISEAEEWYKSKVSDLTQAANKNNDALRQAKQEMMEYRHQIQSYTCEIDALKGTNDSLMRQMREMEERFAGEASNYQDTIQRLEEEIRHLKDEMARHLREYQDLLNVKMALDVEIATYRKLLEGEESRISLPIQTFSAINFRETSPEQRSSEVHTKKTVTIKTIETRDGEVVSEALQQQHEML